The genomic stretch AACTTTTTCCAATAATATGCTCGggcaatgctaacgagtgccccagggacaCTCGTTAAGAGTTTTAAAAGGTATGTTTTGTTATTAAAACTTGTATTCATtgcattaaaaatagaaataatggACTTCTTTTAAGTAACAAAATGTATGTTTTAttgaaaatatttgtatttaatgaaatgaaaattgaaatgattaatttatttaaacaatATTTTCTTGATTTGGAAACCTTAAAGAAACGTGCATTGCTTAAAATAACACTTATAATGAGACTAAGGGAGTTATAAGTTATTCTCCCTCAACACGAGTCATGCATataaataaaggaaaaaatgATGCATTAATAGGTGGGGAGGGGAGTGGGTAATAAGTAAATTCAATGAAACAGTGGTGGCCAACATACCTTCCAACTCCTCCTTGTCCACATTAATTTCAAGAGATTTAGCATATGCAAAGAATCCAACCATCAGCTGGCATGGCATGCTGTTTGGTCCAACTAGAAACAGCCAATAGaaacaaaagaattaacataCAAAAGATGAGAAAAATCAAAGTAGTATACCATCAAAGATTGATATAGATTGAATTAGCAGTCAAGACTAGAAAGTAAAATCATCAACTCATAAGTGAAGGCATCACTTGAGCTATATAAATCATCTTCAAATTGTACACAATCTTTAAGATTTTTTACCAAATATTTATGAACcatgatttttgtattttatctaATACAAACAATGGAGAAAATAATAACAGTataaaaaccaaattaaaataaaactgtaTTTAAAATATGTTATACCAGGCCATGGCTGAGAACTGTGATATACAACTTCTCCCACTTCAATACCAGTCTCCTCCCATGTTTCTCTTCTTACAGCCTCCTCCAAGCTTTCTCCGGGCTAAATGCAACATCCGAAGACAAACTTAAAATTTTTTACAAATATAGTGATAGTGATAAAAGATTCTCaactaaaacaaaaaagaaaatatccATGCATAAATTAACATCTAGAAATAAGGGCAAGAATGCACCTCTATAAAACCTGCTAAGCAGCTCCACATTCTAGGCACAAATCTGGATTGTTTGCTCAAAAGAGCACGATTATTCTCTGGATCAATTACCAGCATAATAACCACCTGCATAACATCAATTGAGTGGAGTCTTGAGCAAAAAATCAAGTCATTCAattgattaatcaaaacaaagaacAGAATATAGCAAACCGGGTCAACTCGTGGATATATCCTCTTTTTGCATGATTCATTTGAACACTGCTTCCGCCTCCCAGCTTCCATTGGGACTGTTTTGTCTCCACAATGTCCACAAAAACGTGATATATTATGCCATTCTAACAGTGCTCTGGCCTGGGAAAATCCAAGAATTATTAAAGCAACATTGCCTTCTGACATTGGGACATGAAAATATCTTAGAACAGATCAAGGACTGAAGTATGAAAAAGTAACATAACTGCATAGACTTGCATAAGTATTGTAGTATTTGTTACAGAAATAAGTTATCGACAATATAATGAAGAGTAATAACTAACTCTGAAGCAGGATAACACAAGCAATATTTgagatgaagaaaatgaaaagaaaaattgaaatCACATAGTCAACCCTAACATATTCtgatgttatttttaattttcctcCAATTTTTCAGAGATTTATTGATCATGTCtaaattaacaacaacaacaacaaaaaaaaaaaacttacatgaCCAGCAATAGACAAGTTTCCCATGGCTATGGAATCAAGCCAATCAGTAGCAACCATAAGCGTTCTGAGCTCCACATAGCTGAACCGTAGGCCATCAAATTCAGGCACAAACCCACTCTCACCAGACAAGTCAATCGTCCAGTAAACCGCATCTTGTTCAGCATCCGAACCCAGATACACAAAGGAGTCGGCGCTGAGTTCAGGAGCCAATAATCCAGTGAGCTCTGTGAGAGCGATCCAACCGAGTCTCCATGAGTCACCATGACTGGAAGTTGCGAGGGGCTTTCCGTTTCTGAAGGGAAGTACCTTGAAATTAGGTGATTGGTGATGGGTGTTATCGATGATTCGGGATTTGAGGGTTTGGAGTGCGATTGTGGGTGAAAACAGGTCGTTTTTATTGGGTGTTTTGGATCTCAGTGGGTTTCCGGCGAAGGCGTGGGAGTTAAGGTTTATGGACATGCTGGTGGTGATGCTTCGGAttttatgaaaagaaattaagGACAAGAATTTTGAAAATTGTAGAAGCTTCACCATTATCCAATACAGGTgttaaagagttttcatggaaaaaatttaaataaaactcaaatatcaaaattacaaagaaaaaaaaagtaaatcacAAATTACATTTGCAATTCATTTTTAATTCAGGTTTCTTTTTACAACTATAAAATAAGAGAATTTCTCAACCAATCTCATGTCCTTCTCACGCATCACCGAATTGTTCATTTTGCTCTCACCTTTttgtagatgcatctccgaaagcacttttttttgttaaacgttgttttgttccgtagatgcacctacggaagtctttcggatgtgcatctacggaaaggtTTTGGTGTTATATCTCGCGCCAGACCTTCCCTCTCCTTCATTCTTCACATTTTCAAACTCAACTCTCTCTCAACCCTCATACTCTTTCAACCTTAAACTCTCTTTCCCCTACCTCATAATCGATATCAAGTTTGGCTACGTTGTCAACATCAACTTCAACTATCTATCAAGTTCAAAGGGATATTTTAATcggtaaatttttaaaatttttagttattttagagtagttttgaaattgaattagaatgtattatttaggtgtagaaatgaatTGATAGGTTTAGCAATagtgtttagagacaatgtaggggtTGATTGAGGTTTTAAAAGGACGATCAAGCCACAAAATTGAGTTTGCAGTGGCTGGAACTATACTCAGACGCCACTGTTGCGTTTCTGAGTTTCAGTtgcttccgtagatccatctacgaaaGAGATGGGCGTTGGGGCTTTCCGTAGGTCCATGTACGGAAGCACCCAATGTATTGACAAGTAACATGCTTCCGTAGGTCCATCTATGGAAGTATCCcatgtttttgaaaataacatacTTCCaaaggtgcatctacggaaaggtatttttttaatttcttgtttATTAATATTTCATTGTTCATGTACGGTTACCTATGCAGATAATATGACTCACGGGCCAGATAGAGATATACATGGGAGGACTGATGGagcttgtaacacccttctaaatcccgtggcaatttaaataaatatatcagagtaaaaacatacacacaagggtgccataattatttaaaacagataattcaactaaggtcaaagtcatgcttcattaggaaacggttcaccaaaacataatcatatttatcatagcggaataagaaacatcatcaaatacaaccaaatggaaatataatccaacaccaaataaaatggagtaatctcataaaaactctaaaactatcgttccccagtgttacagatcagagcatgaccgacacgacccaacataaacggataaactctacgagtcctcctcaccaagcactaatgtcgctactcctcaatctgaaaatgacaacatgtaagggtgagtctcattctcaattagtaaatattatgcaattcataagtaaccagcatcataatataccgttcacccaattatacatattaagattcacatctattattcatcaattcacacaataatagattagaacacataacacagaaatccatacaatcatgttatgacgaaatgcatatgacacaactgacactaagCATGtagtaccaataaaccgtggaattaatccacctaaccgatctacgcctcatcgagatacgacccaccgacacaatttccgcacaatgggaaatatgtccaccaacgatccaaacatcaccgggatccaacatcaaatgcatatgaatgaatgaaacacacataacatacttaaaaacatcaccgaatcacgatgaacaattcatctcaacaccacatcaccgaataagtatgtacatgttttcaacatcattcaaatagtcatgcattcatcacaatcataataataatcacaaccaattcatcatcacatcaaatacattgtcacacctatctcatatgcacacaattttcaatcctcatcaagtaattaaattgaattttaaagaattaaagtcggctactgcccatattcatcattcatcatataaaacatttaattacttgcacaacgcccgaaacggcactaagaaatgatacacggatcaaaagatacaatattttaagttttagaaaaattctcgttcagcaaggttcgctcagcgacgcaaggcagaagcgaattccttcagacctccgctcagcggacctctagcgacgttaaccagaagcgaactacgttggcggaccccctccgctcagcggacctgcgatttaagcaattctcaggtctgcgacagaccctgtgattccacctagtttcagtccaaaatcgaccccagacatcacatacaggcatataatcatcatacactcaatcatacaccacaaaacatcatttaaactcattattaaccaaatagttcacacgattatcatcaattcaatccaaattagaacaccctagcctaacaatcccaatgtctaattgaatcaaaccatacatcaatctacctattacctaagaccacataatagatactaaaaggaagagtccccccttacctcgatgaatttcttgaatgttcgccttccggtttcacgttctttcctctttctcttctcttgcccttttcacgtgttcttcctttctctccccaaatggttccttctcttattttatgaaaataaaataaaatgaatataacttagtaaaaaggcctaaccaaatagcacccctcttttactcacatcacaccataagcccaatagcccttattccatcattttccaattaatccaaataaaatactaaaattccaattgtttaatttaaatccaaattaaattaataaactgaaattatggggtgttacagctgCTGTTTCACCTGATACACCCGCTCCAGCCGAGACTTCTACATCTATCCTAGTTAAGGGGGTCTCAGCTGCTGTTCTAGTTTATACACCTGTTACAGCCGGGCATTCTACACTTTTCCCAGTTGAGGGGCCTTCTGTAATgccctgaatttaattaattatttaattaaattattaaaggatttAATTATTGGATTTAGAAGAAGTTTGAGAATTTATCGGAGTAGTTGGATTTGTCGATAATATCTTTAGAGAGacgtatttggattattaagttaaagtcggtTAAATcagaagaataatattatttatttatttgattatctTATTTAAATAATTGGGTTGGATTGTGGTGTGGTTGTAGGAAGCAATTGAGGGGTGTAAGAAATAGGCCCATTAAGGcaatagaattattattatttgagtcAATTTGGAAAATAAGGGTTTTGGAAGTTGTTGGAGAATAGGTCGTGAAACAGAATAGCAACAAAGAGGAACGAGGTTTTGGCAGAGAAGGAACTGATCATGGATTGCGGGGAAAGAGCAAAGGATTGCACTCGATCAGGTATTAGAGGTGATCTCCATATACAAGGTAAGGCTGGGGTTCGAATCTTATAACCAGGAGTATGATAGTCAGTATGTGGGATTGGGGTTGTATAATTATGTGCCATGGATTTGACGTTAATTTCGGGTAATCCGATTCTTTGTTAAATTGTTGATTTCATGATTTATAGTTGTCTATTAAATTTGTCATTCTCGGTTGGGAATTGTTGTTGCTGGGATGTGTTGAAAATAAATTGACGGTGTTGTTCAAATTGTGGTGAAATTCTTCCTGAAACGATGTTGAATGGACTATTTGGGTAGAAAATAGGAGGAAGTAGGAAAACGTGATGGACGGGGTAAAGGGGGGGTGACGATCGGCAAGGACTCCCTCCATGGAGTGTGCCGATCGGCACATGATGGTGGTGATAGAGCATGACGAGCGTCATGCATTTTGGAGGGGGACCACctttttggtttttgttttatAGTGTCACTTGGTATGTATTTTTTAGTGTAGTATGTATTTGTTAGTATGGTATCAACTAGTATGATTAGCATAGTATAGTGGAATTGTAATAATATATAGTAGTAACGATAGGAGGACATGGTTACATATATAAACATTGGCAACGTGTTGTGTTTAATTGGGTTTAGGCATATGTTACATGATTTTGGTTAAAAAGTAGATTTTAATAGCCTAATTCAAATAATATTGGTAGATCTAAATTGACAGAAActtgtatttaaataattaacaatAGCAGTATAGGCAAAATAGTGCCGTTTGGTCGAAACGTAGAATTTAAGCGGTAAAATTAGTTGTTACGTTTGAGATGAAAATTTACGGAGTAGTTAGATTAAATAAGTAGATAAGTTGGGTTACGATTTTTCTTTGAAATTGTGttgtttttgtggttttatcAAACCGTTGGCTATGTTGTTTTGGTCCCAATAAATTGGGTAAATTTTGAGTTGTAGGTCTCATGACCAATGTTGCATTAAGTTGATGAAATTTGTTGCATGTTCAAGTGGTTGttccgttgttgttgttgttgttgttgttgttgttgttgttgttgttgttgttgttgttgttgttgttgttgttctggttgtcGTTGTGGTTGATGTTGAATGGCATACATTGCATTGTTCAAGTaggccttgatggcacctgttCAAGTTGGTcttaatggcaccacgttgaaggcttatgccttgttgaaatgcctcgataaccttgcatttgtttaagttgggagttttgctccaaatgataccacatgcatttgcatagttgtgTCGCATTTTGAGTCGTTGTGAAGTTAATGTTGTTATGAGTTATTGTTCATATAAATTGTGTTGGTTTGAGTTatgaaatatttattataattattgtgATAATTATTGTTGCTGATGGTTGTAATTgttgttacaaatggtatcagagcaagtcGGTTTGTCCGAccaatgttgtctaatgttgtttatgtgtgaaacactgtcggtacttgttgcttcctagttgtttgttgcaggtgtgggtttgaagctaagtggggaaGAAGCGGTGCTTCTCGGATATATTTTGTTGTAGGATGTTGGTAGActcttggaagcaagagagagagagatggaacttatgttcatcaatctcaaattctgatttttgcaattatggagCAGCTGTTAGAAAAAGGtgcataactttttactcatGATTCTGATTGAAAGCTTACGAAATTACCTACAGTTTGCATTTAAGAGTTGTCTTCAGGAAGTTTGTGAAGAGGGAGAAAATGCATTTTAATATTTGGGTCTgatgttgactttttggaaaattctgcatacggAAATTCTGAACCAGTCCCATTACAAGgatgataactttttactcgtaacttgGATTTGGGCGATTCTTGAAGTTCTGAAATCTACACAAACTTCCCTTTATTTTGGAATATAACTTTGTGCTTGGGAGGTCTGGAAGATATATttgtgtttgaagttgggtgattcttgctaaaaattgaaaaggtgaagaagaatgtaaaatattGATAAGGAATGAAACGTTGGTATTTGTAAGAATGCGACAGTGACGGAAAATGCGTAGAGGTGCAATTTATGTTGAATGAGAATGATTATAGTGACAGATTGTTGAAAATCTTGTTTTGGACTATTAGTAAGTAATTATAagagttgttgaagttgttgggaATGCGAAGAATAAGATTTCAAGGATAAGAAGTGTTGATGATGGCATAAAGGAATTTGTTCCGATATTATCACAAGATGTGTAGTAGTATATAGATGAAATACGTTGGTGTTGgcatgttcagatgattttggaaATTGTTGAATTATGGTACTTGATCTTTCCGAGCAGAACAGGTGGCCAGCAATGGTGAAGCTTGAAATCCGGAACGGTTGGAGGAGAAAAAAGGTGGTTGtgcctgcaaggcactccgatgccaaattAAGTGTTTGgaccacaaggtacaacaaagtgagagattgGGGTGAAAAAGAGATTACCTTGCCCTTATAACATACACGATTAAACGAGAAATACGCGTAAAAGAACCTGATCGAAATTTTTGATATTCCGGCGCGGCGGTGAAGGCGAATTTTCCGGTGAACTCGAACTGGTGAGTATTTCTTGTTCTTTCTCTTCTCTGTTCCGTCTAGCTCTCCCTCTTCTTGTTTTACTCTTTCTTCATCATGATTCGATTTCCGTTGTTGCTGCGAGATTGAGGGATTGAAGGTGAAGGCTTAGCTCTGTTGTAGCAGAGTTTCAGAGGTTGAATCTCTGCTCAACAATGGAGATGAGCGTATAGTGATGGTGAGGGTGAggtttgatgaatgatgaaggtTTGAGAATTGTTGAAGATGAGTGCGGTGGTGATGAAGGGTGGAacagaagatgaagatggaagtGAATGAGAATGATGAAGAGTGAAGATGAAGTGAAAAATGGTAGAGGAGCCTCAATTATGGAGGGAAGCTTGAGATATATAGGTGAAGGTGAGAAGCTCTGAGCCCTTAGATCTTAGGGATTCTGTTACGAATTGAAGGGTGTAGATTGAAGTTGGTTTGGGTAGTTTGAGTCAGTTTGGGAAGTTAGTTACATGTGGTTGGATTCTGTTATGTGGTTGTTAGGTTGGTTAGAAATGTAGTTACAATTAGTTGGGAATTCTGTTATATGAATGATGAGCTGGCATATTTAGTTAGCAGTTAGGGATTAGTAGTAACTGTCAGTAGGAAAGTTAGTTAGAAGTTGTGTCAGTTATAGGATCGGTTAGAGGAGGTTAAGGGGTTGTTAGGAATTGAGATGATTAGTAATGGTTAGTTAGTTATATGGACAGTTAGTTAAATGGTATAGATATTGAGAGTTTAATATTAAATACtgaatgtatatttttttttgtctGCAGACTTGTTGCAGCAGTAGGTTAAAAATGGAATTTTGCAGGGACGGATTTGTATTGTTTGATGACAAGCTCGGTTATGAACTGAACCATGAATTGTATGCAAGCACATGATGAAATTGTGAGGCCTTGATCGCATAGATGCGCTGAGTTTTTTCTTTTGCACGTAAATGTTTATGCCGACATGTTTTCTTTTCTCGACTGTGAGCTGTGATGGTGCTGAAGACGTACCACATAACTTagctttttttctttctatttttcatttgGTGAAGGTTTGAATAGGTTGGTTATAAGATTCTGTTATGTGTGGCTACTGATGTTAGGAGTAGAGCTTGTTTTTGGGTGATTGTGAGTCAGTTTGAACCAATTTCCTTGCTCATTTTCTGTCTGCACTGTATGTGTTCGTGCACTGAATCTGAACCTGGGCATTTGCATTAGAGATGTAGAATTATCTCTGGTGTTTGAATGTATGTGTGGATGAGTACATGTATGCAAGGCTGTATGGTACATACTTTGTATAGGTGTGATATTGAATGAATGGTGTGATTGTTTTGATATTTAGTGATGACAATGGGGCTTGTTTGATTGCAGGTCCGGGTTTGACAGTAGCAGATGGTTTGATGGAGGTCTTTTTAGTGAAACTGGTTAGTTCTGAACTAGTTTGATGCCTTGGAGGTACAAAGCCGATTCAACGTGTATCAGTATGTTGAGAACAGTACTGCTTGCAAGTTTTCATGATCATATTCCGTGCAGGTATGATGAAAGGGTATTGAGTCCTTGCTTTCTTATTGAATGTGCATTTGACATGGCTTAAATGTAGTGTTGCAGGGCTTATCTGGGGCTAAAAAAGAGATGGAATGTGAAGCATGGAGTCATAGCATGGCTTGGAATGATGAAGCTAAAAATGGAGTCTGAACTTTGTAAAAATGGGTTTTAATGTAGCTCTTTTTTTCAACTAATAGCACAGTATTATTCACGTGTACTTTTGCTTGCTGATTAATGAAATTGAATGACGATTGATGGAACTTTGAATGAATATATAATTAGACATTTGAGAATGGACACTTGATCTTTGGTTTTAATGaacatttgaaatttgaaattaactTGAACTCTTGATAACTTTGAATGAGAAATGATGGGAAATGTTCAAAATTGAAGGGTGTTGACTCAGATGATACTGCCTTATACTTTGAATTATGATAAACCTTATTTTTGCATCTGGAACTCCAAGCAATTCAATACCTTAAACCAACTAAACATGCGCATTGAGAATTCATGGCTTTAAGTAGTAGCTTGACATGAATAATTCACCATGAGCCATATCTCAATTTAATTTTCCAAATTCACTTGCATAAAAATGACAAGCAAATGCATTTTGATCATGATGAATCCTTAATCAATGTCACACGCACTGATCTCCTGAACCCAAGAaggtttaatgaatgtatgatatgTTGATGACCTAATGCAAATGAATGAGAAACtataagccaattagaaataaattaagatgggcaaattttggggtgcaacagctgcccctatttaatcatcttaaacctgagggtgagattggcgctagcctttcgagcattcaaggtagaagaagattaaatatcaagagaacctgaaaatttgcctgatgaaagATGGGATCCGCTGGGGATAAAGGATGTTAATTCCATTGGGGAAGAatgtatcaactctggattgaaaaaattaactctgggttagaaatgaaataaacatcaactctgggttgaagagaaaggtgggtcaactctgggtcgaagaataaaggggagtcaactctgggttgaataagagataaacatcaactctgggttgagaacggAAAGGAAAATCAGGAttagtgggacaagatataggcatcaactctgggttgagaaagaaagtaagaacatcaactctgggtatGAAAATAGGaggtagacatcaactctgggttgaaagaggaaagatgaacaattaggaataaccgtcaactctgggttgagtgggtaaGAGAAAgggtaactgtcaactctgggttaagtggGTAAGAGAAAgggtaactgtcaactctgggttgagtgggaagaagaATTAATAAGAAATATCCATCAACTCtaggtgagagggaaaagaaacaataagaaatatccgtcaacactgggtgagagggaaaagaaacaataggaaatatccgtcaactctgggtgagagggaaaagaaacaataagaaatatccgtcaactctgggtgagagggaaaaggtaaatgataaccgtcaactctgggttgagtgggaaaggacaagagataaccgtcaactctgggtggaGAGGGAaataagacaaaagataaccgtcaactctgggttgagtgggaaaagaagaaatcaattctggattgaataaaagataactgtcaactctaggttgagtgggaaaagatattaACAAGGAATAACCGTAACCTCTGggtataattaactcggggttaaaagatgaaaggaagatcaactctgggttgaacacaaaaacgtcAACTCGGGGttaaagaaagatgaacatgattgaccttgggagatgacaccacaatggtaactccgagtgatccagtggaatatcgcTTGAATGCTTGTaaggacctcatctgatgagtaacttggctcaTGCTTCATAtgaaaatgtttgatttattctatgcacttctgaagatgcaatgcaatgaattctatatgcagtgtactgattgatcagggtttctgctttgtgtggGGGAtatattaggtggagttctgacactctgtttgagaatcaaggtagagtggatgcccctgatttattgatgattggattattgtgggagaaatgtcaatgagaatgcaatgatatgcatgatgcatgcatgactatgaatggaatgatttgttTCCAAGGTACCAGGGATGGATGGAGAGTGCCTTTGTAGAAATGTCATAGCTTGAAGGATtgcccttgtgaaggtgaggtgtttagctggactcctcgacacctatatcgatatctgacacttgattgaagatgaagagatgaattattactagcttgccccagcttgtatgatcttttgaTGTAGGATTTTGATAatgtttgaatcatggagatttgcaatggtctgccccagtgttgatcatggaatgaatgccctagattgaaaggaactcttccacccaaTGGATCCTTCAGATATTTGctagtggatgaccaacctttgcctttgtaagattactcgatggaatttcaatgttgaactttccttggtatcaagtacttactttcaagtttagagacaattctattttgaaagagataatga from Vicia villosa cultivar HV-30 ecotype Madison, WI linkage group LG4, Vvil1.0, whole genome shotgun sequence encodes the following:
- the LOC131599215 gene encoding nudix hydrolase 19, chloroplastic-like — its product is MVKLLQFSKFLSLISFHKIRSITTSMSINLNSHAFAGNPLRSKTPNKNDLFSPTIALQTLKSRIIDNTHHQSPNFKVLPFRNGKPLATSSHGDSWRLGWIALTELTGLLAPELSADSFVYLGSDAEQDAVYWTIDLSGESGFVPEFDGLRFSYVELRTLMVATDWLDSIAMGNLSIAGHARALLEWHNISRFCGHCGDKTVPMEAGRRKQCSNESCKKRIYPRVDPVVIMLVIDPENNRALLSKQSRFVPRMWSCLAGFIEPGESLEEAVRRETWEETGIEVGEVVYHSSQPWPVGPNSMPCQLMVGFFAYAKSLEINVDKEELEDAQWHSREDVRKALTFAEYKKAQTTAAAKVEQMCKGVEKTHSLSTDFNVESGELTPMFVPGPFAIAHHLISSWAFSDQTCHSKPLSSSVSNL